The stretch of DNA GCCTCGGGGACGCCCTGCATCCTCTTCGTCAACCGGATGGACGAACCGAGAGGGCGGTTGAGGGACGTGATCGCCGCGCTTCAAGACTACGCCAACCACACGCTTTTGCTTCGCCAGATCCCGATCCGGGAGGGGGACAGGATCGTAGGCAGTTGCGATCTGATTTCGGAACGGGCGTGGCGCTATCGGGAAGGCCAGACTTCGGCGCTGATCGCAATCCCCGAAAGCACTGCCGAACGCGAGCACGAAGCGCGCACCGAGCTCCTGGAACATCTGTCCGAATTTGATGACTGGCTTCTCGAGGAACTGATCGAGGACCGCGAGCCGCCCAGCGAGGCGCTCTATGCGATTTCATCACGGGTTCTCAGGGAAAACAGAATTATCCCGGTCCTGATCGGTGCTGCAAGTCACGGCAACGGCATGATGAGGCTGATGAAAGCGCTGCGCCACGAGGCGCCGCCGGTGGGGATTCTCAGGCAGCGTCTCGCGCAGACGGAAACTGTCGATGAAGGCAAGCTGGCGGCCGTGAGCTTCCATGCCTATCATCGCCAGAATGTCGGCAAGACGGTGCTCGTGCGTGCTCTTGGCGAGGGACTGCGGCAAGGCGCATCACTGGGCGGCTCCAGCCTCGGCGCCGTACAAAATCTCGCAAACGGGCGGTCCAATTCGGCGGTTCTGCCGGCACCTGGGGAGGTCTTCGCGACTGTCAAGTCCGACCATCTGCGCGTCCCTTCGCTCTTGACCTCCGGCGCGGTGGTCGCCCCGCCCGAGTGGACGGAACCACCCACGCCGATGCTTGAAAGGATACTGATTCCGGGCAGCGAGCGCGATGAAAACAAGCTTTCCGAAACGCTGGCAAAACTTTCCGAGACGGATCGCGGCCTGAAAGTCTTGCAGGAGGAAGGCACCGGCGCTCAACTCGTCCGCGCCCAGGGGCCGGTACATCTGCGTGAACTTTGCCGAACGCTCTCCGATGTCTTTCACATCTCCGTGACCGACCGAACGCCCAGCCCGATCTACCGCGAGACAATCACGAAACCATCGGAGGTTCATTACCGCCATCGCAAACAGACCGGTGGTGCCGGGCAATTCGCGGATGTGAAGCTGAGCATTCACCCCAACGAGCGCGGCCAGGGCTTCACCTTTGGCGAAACCGTCAAGGGCGGCGCCGTTCCGCGCAATTACTTCCCCGCCGTCGAAGCGGGCGCGCGTGAAGCGATGGAGAAAGGACCGCTGGGCTTCGAGGTCATCGATGTCGGCGTAACGCTGTCAGATGGTCAGCACCATACCGTCGACAGTTCGGAACACGCCTTCCGGACTGCGTCGAAAATGGGGGTGCGTCAGGCGCTTGCCGAAGGATCGACCGTCTTGATGCAGCCGGTCTTCCGCAGCGAGATTCACATTCCGTCGGTCTATTCGGGCAGCCTCGTCCAGATCGTCTCCGCCCTCAACGGCCAGGTTCTCGGCTTCGACCGGGATGAAACCGCCAAGGGTTGGGACATCTTCCGGGCGCTCGTTCCGGGCGGCGCACTTGACGAACTGGCGCGGTCGCTGCGCTCGGCGACGCAGGGCATTGGTTATTTTTCCAAGACCTTCGATCACTTCGAGGAACTATACGGCAAGGAAGCGGACGCCATTGTGAGGGCGAAGGAGAAATCGGGCACCGCACACTGAAACCTTCGCGCCGCTTCATGCTCGCGCGCAGCTATGCTGCCGGACGGCTGATACGAGCCGTTCTCGCTGAACGATTTCGCTCCGATACGCTGCACTGCCTCCTGGCCGATCAGCCCGGATGCTTTTGCGGCTGCCCAGACGAAGTTCCTCCCCGCTTGCCAAAAAACCACAATTGCCTCACTTAGTTCACACATCCACCCTCGGCATGAAGAATTGGATCAACGCTGCATGCGCATAGCTTACGTTTTTCTCGGTGCATTTCTTGCACTCGTACAGTCCGCCTCCGCTGAAGTCGCATCGCCGCCGGTTTTGGCGCCGCTGGAGCGACAGGCGGAAGCGGCTCAGTTGAGCGCGCAATTTCTCTCGCGCTATAGTTATAAGCCGGTTCCGCTCGACGATGCCTTGTCGGCCAGGGTCATGGATGGGTTCATCAAGTCGCTGGATCCGGACCGCATGTTGTTCCTGCAGGCCGATATCGACAAGTTCATGGCGGAGCGCAGCGAGATCGACGATGCGATCGAGCGGAAGGACTTGAAGATCCCGTTTACGATCTTCAACGCCTATGAACAGCGTGTCGTCGACCGCATGACCTATGCGCGCAGCCTGCTGAAGCAGGATTTCGATTTCAGCGGGCAGGACAATTATTCGGTGCTGCGCGAGAAGGCGCCCTGGCCGCAATCGCAAGCCGAGAGTGATGAGCTGTGGCGCAAGCGCGTCAAAAGCGACTGGCTGCGGCTGAAGCTCGGCGGCAAGGCCGATGCGGCCATCCGCGAAACGCTCGACAAACGCTATGAAAACACGCTCGAGCGCGCTTACAAATTCAAGAGCGACGACGTTTTCCAGTCGTTCATGGACGCCTATTCGAACGCCATCGATCCGCACACGGATTATTTCGGCGCGGCCGCTTCGGCCGATTTCGATGTGTCGATGAAGCTTTCGCTGTTCGGCATCGGCGCGGTGCTGCAGGAGCGCGACGATTATACGACGATCCGTGAGCTGGTGCCCGGCGGGCCGGCCGAGCTTTCCGGCAAGCTTGCGGTCGGTGACCGCATCACCGGCGTCGGCCAGGGCAAGAACGGGCCGATCAAGGAAGTGGTGGGCACGCGGCTGGATGAGGTCGTGCAGATGATCCGCGGCAAAAAAGGCTCCGTCGTGCGCCTCGATATTCTGCCGGCCGATGCCGGCGCCGATGCCACGCATCGCGTCGTCAGCCTGGTGCGCGATAAGATCAGCCTGGAAAAGCAGGCGGCCAGGAAGACCGTGCAGACCGTGAAAGTCGGCGATACCGAGCGCAAGATCGGCATCATCACCCTGCCGGTCTTCTATGAGGATTTTGAAGCCAAGGGCAAAGGCGACAAGGATTACAAGAGCGCCAGCCGCGATGTCGCCAAGCTGCTCGGCGAGCTGAAGGATGAAAAGGTCGACAGCGTTCTCATGGACCTGCGCAACAATGGCGGCGGTTCATTGGACGAGGCGATCGATTTGACCGGCCTCTTCATCGGCAAGGGCCCGGTCGTGCAGCAGCGTCGCAGCGACGGCAAGATCGAGGTCAAAAGCTCGGATCTGGCAGAGCCTGTCTGGGCAGGCCCGATGGGTGTGCTGATCAATCGCGGCTCGGCCTCGGCCTCGGAGATTTTTGCCGCGGCCATCCAGGATTACGGCCGCGGCGTGATTGTCGGCGAAGGCAGCTTCGGCAAGGGCACGGTTCAGACGGTCGTCGATCTCGACCAGATGGTTCACAACAGCAAGCCCGAATATGGCGAGCTGAAGGTGACGATCGCCCAGTTTTTCCGGGTCAATGGCGGCACGACGCAGCTGCGCGGCGTCACCCCGGATATCAACCTGCCGGGGCTGTCTGATCCGACAAGCTTCGGCGAGACCAGCTATGACAATGCCCTGCCATGGGCGGAGATCAAGCCGGCGAAATACGCGCCCGAAGGCAATGTCACAGCCTTGTTGCCGGCATTGCAAAGCCGCCACGATGCCCGGGTCAAGGGCGATCCGGATTTCCAGCGCCTGGTGAAAGACATTGCCGACCTGAAGGCGCAGCGCGAGAAAGGCACCGTCTCCCTGAATGAAGCCGAACGCCGCAAGGAAGCGGCGGCGCGCGAGAAACGCTTCAAGGAGCGGGCGCAGGCGAGCGATGGCGACAACCCCGCCGGCGATGATGGCCTGGAGGCGGGCGAGCGCAGCCTGAGCGCCGATATCGCCCTCGAAAACGCCCGCAAGAACGCAAAAGACGTCCTGCTCGACGAGGCCGCCGCCATTCTTGCCGACGAGGTGGGTTTGCAGGACGGCGTGCTGAATGCCGCCACGAAACCATCGGGACAGGCGGACGGGAAATAGGCATACCGGCTGCAGCGCCGCGCGTCTCCGGACAGGAGACCGCGGCGTACTGGCGCATACAATCGTAGCCGCAATCGAGATTTCGACCGCGGCGCCGCTGGCTGTGGATGACCGAGACGGTGCAGCAGAACGGCTGCTGTTCGCTTACGGTTCAGACAGTCTCCGCCATCACCGTTCGCCCGTCCCTGCCACGGACCATTGCTATCCCGCCGAGCAGATTGCGAAGGTCGGTCGCGATTTTGTTGGCGATGACGCCGAGCGCCAGGCCACCTGATATCGCCAGCAGATGAAAGAGGGGAGCCGGCAGCACGGCCGCTGCCTGCGGCATCAGCAGTTCCGGCACGAAACGGTGCAGCAGGTAGGTGGGAAAGGCCGAGACGGCGATCAGCGTCACGACACGCCCCAGCCGCGCGGGCAGATGAATACGCGGCAGGTAGAGAAGGGCGAGAAGCGCTGCGAAGATCGTCAGATATTTGATCGTCGTTCCGATCCAGAGCGTTTCCCAGAAGGCGAGATAACCGAGCACGGCGGCGGCAACCGCCGTCAGGATGATCCGGTGCGCCGTCTTGCCGGCAAGGCCCGCGCACCAGCCGAACACGCCGAGATGCAGGCCCCAGTAGATGGTGAAAATCTGCCGCCTGCCGATATCGAAGAGCAGCGGCAGAGAAAACCGCGCGGCAACCGCCAGCCCAAGCAGCGCCAGCGAGAAGGCAAAGGGGTGCGCCCGCGCCAGCCTGCGCACATCAGGCACGGCAAAAACCAGCAGGAAAACCAGAAGCGTCTGCGCATAGGCTTCAATGAACCAGTAGAGATAGGGAAGCATCTCGTGGCGCTCCGGCTCGGCATAGCCGAAATTGCCGGTCAGCGTGACCGAGGCCCAGGGAACGGTGCGCCAGGCGAGCCCATAGGCGGCGACGATGAGAAAATAGGGGATGAGAACGTTGATTGCCGGCCGCAGCGCATGGCGGAAATTGCCGGCGAGGAAATGGCCCGACTGGAAGCGTGCCAGGCTGAAGCCGACGAGGAGCAGCATCACGCCCGATCCGCCGGGAATGGGCCAGAGCATCTCGTGATGGGTGACGACGAGCAGGATGGCGATCGCCCTCAGCACCAGATCGGTCGGCAGCGCCCTGACCTCGGCGCTATCGGTCCGCGCAGTGTGCGGGCCGACATCGAGCTCGGCGATCGCCGTCTGCTCCCAGCCCTCCGGCAGCGCGATGCCAAGCCTGTCGAGTTCCATCGTCAATTGCAGGAAGCGCAGCGAATCGCCGCCGAGCGAGACGAAGCTGTCGCTGCGACCGACATTGCGGGGGTAGAAGACCCTGACATAGGCATCGAGCACGCTGACTGCCGCGGCTCGTTTCGTCTCGCGCGTCGCCAGCATCTCCTCGCGGAGGCCGGCATAATCGACCTTGCCGGAGGCAAGCCTCGGGAGCTCTTGTCGCGGCCTGACGGAGACCAGGCTTGCCGGAAGATGGCTCGCCTCGACGAGCATTCCGAGCGCCCGATCGGCGGAAGCGGGATCGGTCACATAGGCCTGCAGACCGTGATCGTCACCGACAACAGCGGCCGCGATCCCCTTCTCGGCCAGAACCTGTTCCATGATGTCGAAACCGATCCGGAGCCCCGCGACCTTGGCGAAACGGCTCTTGCGGCCGACGATCCGGAAGAAACCGTCCTCGTCGCGCATGGCGATATCGCCGGTCTTCAATGCCGCGACCTCGGCGCCGCGCTGAAGATCGGCGCGGTCAGTGCCGTAGCCCATCATCACGTTCGGGCCGGCATAGACGAGTTCTCCGGCAACGTCAGGCCGATCGAGCGGATGACCGTCATCGCCGACGAGGCTGAGGCTGCCGCCGGGAATGGCGATGCCGATCCGCTCCTCATTGTCCGCCAGGCTTTCCGGCGGCACGAAGGCGATGCGGGCGGCTGCCTCGGTCTGGCCGTACATGACGAAGAAGCGGCCGCCCTTCGCGCACATATGGTCGCGGTAGAGGCGGATGAGCTCGGGCGCCAGCCGTCCGCCGGCCACCGTCATGAAGCGCAGCGCTTTGAGCTCTTGGCTTCGCAAGCGCGTCCTTTCCATCAGCTCATAGGAATAGGGCACGCCCGAAAGATTGGTGCAGCCGCTTTCGCCGAGCAATCTTGCAAAATCCTCGCTCACCACGGAGACGCCCGGAATGAAGATGCTGCCACCGGCGACGAGATGGGAATGGATGACGGAAAGGCCGTAGGAATAGTGAAGCGGCAGGACGAGCGCGGTTCTGTCGGCAGGGGAGAGTTCGAGATAGTGAGCAATCGCACGCGCATTGGCGTCAAGATTGGCATAGGACAGGCGCACGGCTTTCGCGAGGCCGGAACTGCCTGAGGTCATCAGCAGCAGGGCGAGATCCGGATGCAGCGGCGCGTCGCTTTGCTGAGGCCAGTTTTCCCCAACGAGCCGCCAGCGGCCGTCGGCCGGGCGGTAGGTGAAATCCGGCCGAAAGGCTGACAGAAACTCTTGCCACAGCCTGTCATCGCAGGGCGGCAGCATGGCCACCGCATGGCCGGCGCGCAGCGCGCCGAGATAGGCGACGATCGCATGTTCCGAAACATCGGCCGAAATCGCCACAAGCCGCTTTTCCCCGCCTCCCAGCCGCTCGGCAAAGCGCAGCGTTCGGGCATTGAGGTCGGCGTAGGAGAGCGTCCGCCCGTCGGCGAAGATGAGGGCCGGGCGCTGATCGCCGCGAGTGATTTCAGGAAACAGGTCGGCGGGGATCATGCTTACGCTTCGAATGGCAGAAACTGGCGAAGCGCGTATTATCCTTGATAATCG from Rhizobium sp. N324 encodes:
- a CDS encoding carboxy terminal-processing peptidase, with amino-acid sequence MRIAYVFLGAFLALVQSASAEVASPPVLAPLERQAEAAQLSAQFLSRYSYKPVPLDDALSARVMDGFIKSLDPDRMLFLQADIDKFMAERSEIDDAIERKDLKIPFTIFNAYEQRVVDRMTYARSLLKQDFDFSGQDNYSVLREKAPWPQSQAESDELWRKRVKSDWLRLKLGGKADAAIRETLDKRYENTLERAYKFKSDDVFQSFMDAYSNAIDPHTDYFGAAASADFDVSMKLSLFGIGAVLQERDDYTTIRELVPGGPAELSGKLAVGDRITGVGQGKNGPIKEVVGTRLDEVVQMIRGKKGSVVRLDILPADAGADATHRVVSLVRDKISLEKQAARKTVQTVKVGDTERKIGIITLPVFYEDFEAKGKGDKDYKSASRDVAKLLGELKDEKVDSVLMDLRNNGGGSLDEAIDLTGLFIGKGPVVQQRRSDGKIEVKSSDLAEPVWAGPMGVLINRGSASASEIFAAAIQDYGRGVIVGEGSFGKGTVQTVVDLDQMVHNSKPEYGELKVTIAQFFRVNGGTTQLRGVTPDINLPGLSDPTSFGETSYDNALPWAEIKPAKYAPEGNVTALLPALQSRHDARVKGDPDFQRLVKDIADLKAQREKGTVSLNEAERRKEAAAREKRFKERAQASDGDNPAGDDGLEAGERSLSADIALENARKNAKDVLLDEAAAILADEVGLQDGVLNAATKPSGQADGK
- a CDS encoding elongation factor G: MRCFTVLGPSQTGKSTVVEKLGSLEGTPRKSSSPYGLNLTEFTFGNEAWCALDAPGPNEALAHAQHALLASDACILCVSSAPEEAVLAAPYLRIVEASGTPCILFVNRMDEPRGRLRDVIAALQDYANHTLLLRQIPIREGDRIVGSCDLISERAWRYREGQTSALIAIPESTAEREHEARTELLEHLSEFDDWLLEELIEDREPPSEALYAISSRVLRENRIIPVLIGAASHGNGMMRLMKALRHEAPPVGILRQRLAQTETVDEGKLAAVSFHAYHRQNVGKTVLVRALGEGLRQGASLGGSSLGAVQNLANGRSNSAVLPAPGEVFATVKSDHLRVPSLLTSGAVVAPPEWTEPPTPMLERILIPGSERDENKLSETLAKLSETDRGLKVLQEEGTGAQLVRAQGPVHLRELCRTLSDVFHISVTDRTPSPIYRETITKPSEVHYRHRKQTGGAGQFADVKLSIHPNERGQGFTFGETVKGGAVPRNYFPAVEAGAREAMEKGPLGFEVIDVGVTLSDGQHHTVDSSEHAFRTASKMGVRQALAEGSTVLMQPVFRSEIHIPSVYSGSLVQIVSALNGQVLGFDRDETAKGWDIFRALVPGGALDELARSLRSATQGIGYFSKTFDHFEELYGKEADAIVRAKEKSGTAH
- a CDS encoding AMP-binding protein, whose amino-acid sequence is MIPADLFPEITRGDQRPALIFADGRTLSYADLNARTLRFAERLGGGEKRLVAISADVSEHAIVAYLGALRAGHAVAMLPPCDDRLWQEFLSAFRPDFTYRPADGRWRLVGENWPQQSDAPLHPDLALLLMTSGSSGLAKAVRLSYANLDANARAIAHYLELSPADRTALVLPLHYSYGLSVIHSHLVAGGSIFIPGVSVVSEDFARLLGESGCTNLSGVPYSYELMERTRLRSQELKALRFMTVAGGRLAPELIRLYRDHMCAKGGRFFVMYGQTEAAARIAFVPPESLADNEERIGIAIPGGSLSLVGDDGHPLDRPDVAGELVYAGPNVMMGYGTDRADLQRGAEVAALKTGDIAMRDEDGFFRIVGRKSRFAKVAGLRIGFDIMEQVLAEKGIAAAVVGDDHGLQAYVTDPASADRALGMLVEASHLPASLVSVRPRQELPRLASGKVDYAGLREEMLATRETKRAAAVSVLDAYVRVFYPRNVGRSDSFVSLGGDSLRFLQLTMELDRLGIALPEGWEQTAIAELDVGPHTARTDSAEVRALPTDLVLRAIAILLVVTHHEMLWPIPGGSGVMLLLVGFSLARFQSGHFLAGNFRHALRPAINVLIPYFLIVAAYGLAWRTVPWASVTLTGNFGYAEPERHEMLPYLYWFIEAYAQTLLVFLLVFAVPDVRRLARAHPFAFSLALLGLAVAARFSLPLLFDIGRRQIFTIYWGLHLGVFGWCAGLAGKTAHRIILTAVAAAVLGYLAFWETLWIGTTIKYLTIFAALLALLYLPRIHLPARLGRVVTLIAVSAFPTYLLHRFVPELLMPQAAAVLPAPLFHLLAISGGLALGVIANKIATDLRNLLGGIAMVRGRDGRTVMAETV